GTTCcatccatttgtttgtgtttggatCATACTCAAGAAGGCGGTTACTGAGGCGATCGGGCTCATCATCCATGCGGCAGGACTAGAAGGTGAGACGAGAGATACGACAAAGAAGAACACAAGGTTTCAATGGACAAACCAAACAACATTTATACTATTGGCAGTTTGTTGTCGCACCTGTGGGGTGCGACCGCCCAACACATAAAGGCGGTCTTTTATTCTGACCACATTGTGGTAGGCCAAGGGTATAGGGAGGGGTGCTGCACTTCGCCAGGGGCCACCTTGCAGAGACCATCGCTCAACACAGTTTGTGATGAGAAACTGGTTTTTCAACTTCATCTGCCCACCCAAAAGGTACAGAGTATCACCCACTGATCCCAGAGCATAGGAGTCACGGTACTCTGCTGATGTCAGGTGCTCCCAGCTGCCTTGGGCCTCCACTCTGTACCTGCAAACTCAAACATATCACTACCATTCTGTGCAGGACAAACAGTGCACTGTTAAAAAACAAATCACCACTCTCACCTGCAGATCTCAATGTTCATGTCTTTCTGTCGGGCCATTCTGCGCGCACTTAACTCTCCCGTCACAATAATATCATTTCTTTCCGtcacaactccaccacacacatAACCCAGAGCCTCTCCATAGCGGGGCGAAGTGATGTAGTAGGTTCGACCTGTGGATGGGGCGAAGCAAAAGCTACGCTCTGCATAACTGCCGTACCTTGACCTGATCCCTCCGCTGTCATTTCCAACACAAAGCAGCAGATCTGTGCTTTCCATTCCATAACGCAGCTTAAGTTTGCGTGGTGCTGCTGAGGGATGCATTGCTGCAACCTCCAGAGCTTCATTCATCATTTCCAAACAGTCCGCATCAGCCAGAAGCTCGGCGTTCCTCTTCATTGCTTCTCTTAAATAATCAGGGTTTATCAATGGCAGTCGGACCTTCCTCAGGAGCTCTGGTAGATGCGGAGTACGCACTTCTCCATCCATCAGAGGGTTATGTTTGACCCAATGAAGAACCACGTCTAAGATAGTTTCCTCTCGCGTTACATTGAGATCATCAGAGTTTAAGAGTTTTCCAAGCTGATGGGCCTCTAGTTCCAGGATCTCCTCGCTCTGGCAAACTTGGACAAAGTGCTGCCTCAGAAAGCGCTGAGCATGGTCAGCTAATTCTTCTGCACCAAGATCACGggcaaaataaaacacaccaagGCAGTTAGAAGCATCCATGTTCTCAGTCATATGCTGATGACAGCGTGTGAAGACCTCGTCCATCTGCAGAAGAAAAGCCGCAATGGAGATGCCTTGCACATTTGCATTAGTGAGTGGAAGATTAGAGGTGTACATGTAGTTCAGGAGGAGGGCAAGGCTGTCTGCTGGGGTGTCACGCAGGAATATTTCTCTGTTGCTGCACTCACGCAAACCACATGTAAACATGGCCCGGAAGTAGGGACTGAAGGCTGACAGGACAACTCTGTGACAGGGGAAGCTGATGCCCTCAGCAACCAGGACCACATCTGTCAGATGCTCAACCTCTCTCATATTCCTCAGCTGTTGGAGAAGCACCTGCCCGTGTTTGGCGGTAAGATCCATTTTTTTCTCAACTATTTCAACAGATTGAATttttgcacaaaaaaaaaatcaagcttTCCACTAAGACAAAAAAGTTTtttctgaaaaacaaaaacaggaaaagactgatgAGCCTTAATGTAAAATGGTCATCTCAGTGAAAATAACTGTTAAGTGTTTTTACACTATCATTTAGCGTTTTTCCTGAAGGCCCCGTTAAAGCCTTTGAGGAACAAAATCTATGTCATTAAACATTTTTATATGCTCACCAAAGTAAAACATATGTGACTGAGAAAATGTGTGAAT
This sequence is a window from Nothobranchius furzeri strain GRZ-AD chromosome 3, NfurGRZ-RIMD1, whole genome shotgun sequence. Protein-coding genes within it:
- the kbtbd12 gene encoding kelch repeat and BTB domain-containing protein 12; this encodes MDLTAKHGQVLLQQLRNMREVEHLTDVVLVAEGISFPCHRVVLSAFSPYFRAMFTCGLRECSNREIFLRDTPADSLALLLNYMYTSNLPLTNANVQGISIAAFLLQMDEVFTRCHQHMTENMDASNCLGVFYFARDLGAEELADHAQRFLRQHFVQVCQSEEILELEAHQLGKLLNSDDLNVTREETILDVVLHWVKHNPLMDGEVRTPHLPELLRKVRLPLINPDYLREAMKRNAELLADADCLEMMNEALEVAAMHPSAAPRKLKLRYGMESTDLLLCVGNDSGGIRSRYGSYAERSFCFAPSTGRTYYITSPRYGEALGYVCGGVVTERNDIIVTGELSARRMARQKDMNIEICRYRVEAQGSWEHLTSAEYRDSYALGSVGDTLYLLGGQMKLKNQFLITNCVERWSLQGGPWRSAAPLPIPLAYHNVVRIKDRLYVLGGRTPQSCRMDDEPDRLSNRLLEYDPNTNKWMELSPMRYSKYRCCAVVLNGEIFVIGGIGCEDLDRGQSRHCLDAVEIYNPDGDYWREGPPLPCPQLSLRTNAPNAGVVGGKLYVCGYYKGADRHDDITKDILELDPWENRWTVVAQRALMHDNYDVCLVANLNPKGLISPPADLVKL